In Aquimarina sp. TRL1, a single window of DNA contains:
- a CDS encoding MBL fold metallo-hydrolase — MKRIVKIIKKMLITIGIVMGVMTIVGLLFVTMSPQFGGKATKEQQKEYAKSENYKDGKFSNLGGVKMDMSGKDMLKAIGGMFKSIPESRPASDLMVQKVDSINIAAYAHEKTRFMWFGHSAFLMQTQGQNILIDPMLSEVPAPHPWLGGKRFSDSLPIEIAQIPQIDAVLISHDHYDHLDYESIIQLKDKVRRFFTPLGIGKHLIAWGVPKEKIVELDWGQKASFNELTFISTPAQHFSGRGVSDRDTTLWCSWIIQSPTEKIFFSGDSGYASHFKTIGDTYGPFDIAFMECGQYNTLWPSVHMFPEETAQAGVDVKAKKIMPIHWGAFKLAQHSWTDPVQRVLKKAEELNIDVLIPEIGKLTYIDQEDSTSNQWWKAM; from the coding sequence ATGAAAAGAATTGTAAAAATTATAAAAAAGATGTTAATAACCATAGGAATTGTAATGGGTGTTATGACCATTGTAGGGCTGTTATTTGTAACGATGAGTCCACAGTTTGGTGGAAAAGCGACAAAAGAACAGCAAAAAGAATATGCAAAATCAGAAAATTATAAAGATGGAAAATTCAGTAATTTAGGTGGTGTCAAAATGGATATGAGCGGAAAAGATATGCTGAAAGCAATTGGAGGAATGTTTAAAAGCATTCCGGAATCACGCCCAGCCTCTGATCTTATGGTACAAAAGGTGGATTCTATAAATATAGCGGCATATGCACATGAAAAAACTCGTTTTATGTGGTTTGGACATTCTGCTTTTTTAATGCAGACACAGGGTCAAAATATCCTTATCGACCCGATGTTGAGTGAGGTGCCAGCTCCACATCCCTGGTTAGGAGGTAAACGTTTTAGCGATAGCTTACCAATCGAAATAGCACAAATCCCTCAGATTGATGCAGTTTTGATCTCTCATGATCACTACGATCATCTGGATTATGAATCTATTATTCAATTAAAAGATAAGGTCCGCCGTTTTTTTACCCCTTTAGGGATTGGAAAACATCTGATAGCATGGGGAGTTCCAAAGGAAAAAATCGTGGAATTAGATTGGGGACAAAAGGCTTCATTCAATGAGCTGACTTTTATCAGCACTCCTGCACAACATTTTTCTGGTCGTGGTGTATCTGATAGAGATACGACACTTTGGTGTTCCTGGATCATACAATCGCCAACGGAAAAGATATTTTTTAGCGGAGATAGCGGATATGCATCGCATTTTAAAACTATTGGAGATACATACGGACCATTTGATATTGCCTTTATGGAATGTGGGCAATACAATACACTATGGCCTAGTGTTCATATGTTTCCGGAAGAAACAGCACAGGCTGGAGTAGATGTAAAAGCTAAAAAGATTATGCCTATTCATTGGGGAGCTTTTAAATTAGCACAACACAGCTGGACAGACCCGGTACAACGAGTGCTGAAAAAGGCCGAAGAACTAAATATAGATGTTCTTATTCCTGAAATCGGAAAATTAACATATATTGATCAGGAAGATTCAACTTCAAATCAATGGTGGAAAGCCATGTAA
- a CDS encoding tetratricopeptide repeat protein, which yields MKNILFILSMLLFLHVSAQEPLEATQWQEDLRFLQNTIHKDYPFLFVKTTKEDFDAAVTTLYNDIPNLQTHEIIVGMSRIISLFKYGHTYVSFHQKPYEFSQLPFNLYAFNDGIYIQGAHKNYSKAVGAKVIAIEGKPIAAVLKAIEPTVEVENSQYFKAYGINNMRYPEILHAQKITKTLQNTITFTLEKNGKEFTQSFTTLPKGERVPTHRGYVHQKGDWLDSRDQSTTPLYLQQLDKVYFSEYLTKEKAMYVRHSRIKDEAEESTKDFYTRVLNEVATKGAEKLIIDLRLNGGGNNYLNKEVIKTLIKAEKINTIGKLFVIIGKRTFSACQNLVNEIDNYTNVIFVGEPTAENINFWGDNRPVSLPNSGINVSLSYLWWQDKPALENAPWIAPSIPVTMSFEEYAHNQDPVLEAALRFEVTDFKPKPMDYVIHLYLSGQTQKLAEELPKMIQDPLYAFFDFENGLLKVGNILLQSGRAPQIQASIQVFSMVLGLFPDSASAHTYLGRSYIALGQPEKAAAVLHKAISLDTDGEIRKVATTLLSELSND from the coding sequence ATGAAAAATATACTTTTTATACTATCGATGTTGCTGTTTCTTCACGTATCAGCACAAGAACCTCTAGAAGCTACTCAGTGGCAGGAAGACCTTCGTTTTTTGCAAAACACCATCCATAAGGACTATCCCTTTCTTTTTGTAAAAACTACCAAAGAAGATTTTGATGCAGCAGTAACCACCTTATACAATGACATTCCGAATTTACAAACACACGAAATTATTGTGGGAATGTCCCGAATCATATCTTTATTCAAATACGGACATACCTATGTTAGTTTTCATCAAAAACCATATGAATTTTCACAACTCCCGTTTAATTTATATGCATTTAACGATGGAATTTATATTCAGGGAGCACATAAGAACTACTCCAAAGCAGTTGGTGCCAAAGTCATTGCAATAGAAGGGAAGCCAATCGCAGCAGTTCTAAAAGCAATTGAACCGACTGTAGAAGTAGAGAATTCGCAGTACTTTAAAGCTTATGGAATTAATAATATGCGTTATCCTGAAATCTTACATGCTCAAAAAATTACCAAAACCCTACAAAATACGATTACATTCACGTTAGAAAAAAATGGGAAGGAATTCACACAATCTTTTACCACATTGCCCAAAGGAGAGCGGGTACCTACCCACCGGGGTTATGTGCATCAAAAAGGCGATTGGTTAGATTCCAGGGATCAATCTACCACACCTTTATACCTGCAACAGCTGGATAAGGTCTATTTCTCTGAATATTTAACCAAAGAAAAGGCGATGTATGTTCGACATAGCCGAATTAAAGATGAAGCCGAAGAGAGTACCAAGGATTTTTATACCCGCGTTCTTAATGAAGTAGCAACAAAGGGGGCAGAGAAATTAATCATTGATCTGCGTTTAAACGGGGGAGGAAACAACTATTTGAACAAAGAGGTTATAAAAACACTTATTAAAGCTGAAAAAATCAATACAATAGGAAAGTTATTTGTTATTATTGGAAAACGAACCTTTTCTGCCTGTCAGAATCTAGTTAATGAAATTGACAATTATACCAATGTTATTTTCGTAGGAGAACCCACAGCAGAGAACATCAATTTCTGGGGAGATAATCGTCCTGTATCATTGCCTAACAGTGGGATTAATGTCTCCTTATCATATTTGTGGTGGCAGGATAAACCAGCATTAGAAAATGCTCCCTGGATAGCCCCTAGTATTCCGGTGACCATGAGTTTTGAGGAGTATGCCCATAATCAGGATCCTGTGCTGGAAGCCGCATTACGATTTGAGGTAACAGATTTTAAACCGAAGCCGATGGACTATGTTATCCATTTATACTTATCCGGACAAACACAAAAACTAGCAGAAGAACTTCCTAAAATGATCCAGGACCCACTTTATGCATTTTTTGATTTTGAAAACGGATTACTCAAGGTAGGAAACATTTTGCTGCAGAGTGGCCGTGCTCCACAAATTCAGGCATCTATTCAAGTATTTTCTATGGTGTTAGGGTTGTTTCCAGATTCTGCAAGTGCACATACTTATCTAGGACGCTCCTATATAGCCTTGGGACAACCCGAAAAAGCAGCAGCAGTACTTCATAAAGCAATTTCTCTAGATACTGATGGAGAAATAAGGAAGGTGGCTACAACTCTTTTATCCGAACTCTCCAATGACTAA
- a CDS encoding serine hydrolase — MKIGKYTIITLLLLIQSLSFAQDSTLNRIKQKFNALLKEQNKGIAVLVKKNEEIKTISLGNFDLHENNVFNIGSATKTFTAVLLLQEVEKGNLTLTDTIGKYVKPIQNVDASLTIKQLLTHESGLDEVIGKNIYTIFYAKKDSLYNENLLNLVKKNTPDMVGKFDYCNTNYFLLGRILEKITDKSYFDLVRERIIEPLQMKHSYPYVHKNLPNLAPPYHKEKDVTEYLDYKFYANIAYSAGSIASTLSDMAVFYNALFETEKLLKKETVTLMMESGNEIYGLGLFKSEYKGIPYVSHGGNNVGYAFRNAYIPETNNLFLLFTNSHRIPFEKSLKNDLFAYLNNENIEDFKAINIADFKEIPGKYVLKEANLTFEIKREKNKLFLIVEAQGIKSELMQKDKNTLYDTAVGATLTKIEDNSSGLTFSQNGFTTIIHKISSKNQ; from the coding sequence ATGAAAATAGGAAAATACACTATAATTACGCTACTATTATTAATACAGAGTCTATCATTTGCACAAGACAGTACACTAAATCGTATTAAGCAAAAATTTAATGCTTTATTAAAAGAACAAAACAAAGGGATTGCTGTCCTTGTTAAAAAGAATGAGGAAATAAAAACGATCAGTCTAGGTAATTTTGATCTACACGAAAACAATGTTTTTAATATTGGAAGTGCTACTAAAACTTTTACGGCTGTTCTTTTATTACAGGAAGTCGAAAAAGGAAATCTAACATTAACCGATACTATTGGAAAATATGTAAAACCAATACAGAACGTAGATGCTTCTTTGACAATTAAACAATTATTAACGCATGAAAGCGGGTTAGATGAAGTTATTGGCAAAAACATCTATACTATTTTTTATGCAAAAAAAGATTCCCTCTATAACGAAAACCTGTTAAACCTGGTTAAAAAGAATACTCCTGATATGGTAGGTAAGTTTGATTATTGTAATACCAACTATTTTTTACTCGGAAGAATTCTGGAAAAAATAACGGATAAAAGTTATTTTGATTTAGTTAGAGAACGTATTATTGAACCTTTACAGATGAAACATTCTTATCCTTATGTACATAAGAATTTACCAAATCTGGCTCCGCCATATCACAAAGAAAAAGACGTTACAGAATATTTGGATTATAAATTTTATGCGAATATAGCTTATTCGGCAGGAAGTATTGCTTCTACCTTATCTGATATGGCCGTTTTTTACAACGCTCTTTTTGAAACTGAAAAACTACTCAAAAAAGAAACGGTTACCCTTATGATGGAATCTGGAAATGAAATATATGGGTTAGGTTTATTTAAGTCTGAGTATAAAGGGATCCCCTATGTTAGTCATGGAGGAAACAATGTTGGATATGCTTTTAGAAATGCCTATATCCCTGAAACTAATAATCTATTTCTATTATTTACAAACTCTCATAGAATACCTTTTGAGAAATCATTAAAAAACGACTTGTTTGCTTATTTAAATAATGAAAACATTGAAGATTTTAAGGCAATAAACATTGCAGACTTCAAAGAAATACCAGGGAAATACGTATTAAAAGAGGCTAACTTAACATTTGAAATTAAGCGAGAAAAGAATAAACTATTTTTGATTGTTGAAGCTCAGGGAATAAAAAGTGAATTGATGCAAAAAGACAAAAATACGCTTTATGATACGGCAGTTGGAGCTACATTAACCAAAATTGAAGATAATAGTAGTGGCTTAACTTTTAGTCAAAATGGATTTACCACGATCATACATAAAATAAGTTCTAAAAATCAGTAG
- a CDS encoding sulfite exporter TauE/SafE family protein translates to MNIFILYYLAAGAFAGILAGLFGIGGGMIIVSALIYIFAAQGIPEAALTHVGIGTSLATIIVTSISSLRAHNSEGAVNWSVWKRMAPGLVIGSLIGAGVASIINGKSLQAIIGVGAFLVGIKMLFMKNKALEENDFSKLPSPIGQTGLGGFIGLVSAIFGIGGGTLTVPFLSYYGLKIQNAVGTSAACGLPIAVAGAVGFLFFGQFVDADVKEALPNGVLGFVHIYAFICVSLASFFTARIGAKLAHTLPAATLKKAFAVLLLVVGVRLLLDSDVFII, encoded by the coding sequence ATGAATATATTTATTCTTTACTATCTCGCTGCAGGTGCATTTGCTGGCATACTTGCAGGCTTGTTTGGTATCGGTGGCGGAATGATAATTGTATCCGCATTAATTTACATTTTTGCAGCACAAGGCATCCCAGAAGCTGCACTTACACATGTTGGTATTGGGACATCTCTTGCTACTATTATTGTTACCTCTATTAGTTCACTTCGGGCGCACAATAGTGAAGGTGCAGTAAATTGGAGTGTATGGAAGCGTATGGCGCCGGGATTAGTAATTGGTTCATTGATCGGTGCAGGTGTTGCATCTATTATTAATGGTAAATCACTTCAGGCAATAATTGGAGTAGGTGCGTTTTTGGTAGGAATAAAAATGTTGTTTATGAAAAATAAAGCCTTAGAAGAAAATGATTTTAGCAAACTTCCATCGCCTATTGGGCAAACTGGTTTAGGAGGTTTTATCGGTCTTGTTTCTGCTATTTTTGGTATTGGTGGAGGGACATTAACTGTTCCGTTTTTGAGTTATTACGGTTTAAAAATTCAGAATGCAGTGGGTACATCGGCTGCCTGTGGCTTACCTATTGCTGTTGCTGGGGCTGTTGGATTTCTTTTTTTTGGGCAATTTGTTGATGCCGATGTAAAAGAAGCATTACCTAATGGGGTATTGGGTTTTGTGCACATTTATGCATTTATTTGTGTGAGTTTGGCTAGCTTTTTTACCGCTCGTATCGGAGCAAAACTAGCCCATACATTACCCGCAGCAACATTAAAAAAAGCATTCGCAGTATTATTGCTGGTTGTGGGGGTTAGATTATTATTGGATTCTGACGTTTTTATAATTTAA
- a CDS encoding methionine synthase — protein MKKLLPTSTVGSLPKPAWLAPPEKLWSPWKLEGDQLLEGKQDALRISLHEQQLAGVDIISDGEQTRQHFVTTFIEHLSGVDFENRKIVKIRDRYDASVPVVIDEIARQKAVFVDDAKFLRTQTDKPIKWALPGPMTMVDTLYDNHYKSREKLAWEFAKVLNEEARELQEAGVDIIQFDEPAFNVFFEEVNDWGMATLERAIEGVECETGVHICYGYGIKANNDWKKTLGSEWRQYEEILPRIQNSTIDMVSLECHGSRVPFNLIELVRGKKVMVGAIDVATNTIETPEEVADTLRKALEFVDIENLYPCTNCGMAPLSRNVARDKLSALSAGAEIIRKEFGI, from the coding sequence ATGAAGAAATTATTACCAACCTCTACTGTTGGGAGTTTACCCAAGCCTGCTTGGCTTGCCCCCCCCGAAAAACTTTGGTCACCTTGGAAATTGGAAGGTGATCAGTTACTTGAAGGGAAACAAGATGCATTACGAATTTCTTTACATGAACAACAATTGGCAGGAGTTGATATAATTAGTGATGGTGAGCAAACACGTCAACATTTTGTAACGACTTTTATTGAGCATTTGAGTGGTGTAGATTTTGAAAACCGTAAAATTGTAAAAATTCGTGACCGTTATGATGCGAGTGTTCCTGTTGTGATAGATGAGATTGCACGTCAAAAAGCAGTTTTTGTTGATGATGCTAAATTTTTACGTACACAAACTGATAAGCCTATAAAATGGGCATTACCCGGACCGATGACAATGGTAGATACACTGTATGATAACCATTACAAAAGTCGAGAAAAATTAGCATGGGAATTTGCGAAAGTACTCAATGAAGAAGCAAGGGAATTGCAAGAGGCAGGAGTAGATATTATCCAGTTTGATGAACCCGCATTTAATGTTTTCTTTGAAGAAGTAAACGATTGGGGAATGGCAACCCTAGAAAGAGCCATCGAAGGGGTAGAGTGTGAAACTGGGGTACATATTTGTTACGGTTATGGAATAAAAGCCAATAATGATTGGAAAAAAACATTGGGATCAGAGTGGCGTCAATACGAAGAAATTCTTCCTAGAATTCAAAATTCTACTATTGATATGGTGTCATTAGAATGTCATGGCTCACGTGTACCGTTTAATTTAATTGAACTTGTTCGTGGTAAAAAAGTAATGGTCGGAGCAATTGATGTGGCTACCAATACTATTGAAACACCAGAAGAAGTAGCTGATACGCTACGTAAAGCTCTTGAATTTGTTGATATCGAAAATCTTTACCCTTGTACAAACTGTGGGATGGCTCCTTTATCTCGAAACGTAGCAAGAGATAAGTTAAGTGCCCTAAGTGCAGGAGCAGAAATTATACGCAAAGAATTTGGAATTTAG
- a CDS encoding DUF1852 domain-containing protein, which yields MKSIIQEAIETIENTMKNDIRFTLKSICFDENYIPSNSTRTTTNFANLARGANRQENLHNTINMINNRFNTLANWDNPDKDRYSVELEIVSVDLDINGNGKTFPAIEILKTHIIDHKTSKCIEGIVGNNFSSYVRDYDFSVLLLEHNKYTDSFSTPDNFGALHGNIFKCFINSENYKKHFVKLPVICLSVSDNKTYHRTGNHHPIVGFEYEPNKSSLTEQYFKKMGLQVRYFMPPNSVAPLAFYFFGDLLADYTNLELISTISTMETFQKIYRPEIYNANAVAGHCYKPSLKNQDHSLTKIVYDREERTQLAIEQGKFAEKHFIKPYKSILERWSSNLTI from the coding sequence ATGAAATCGATCATACAGGAAGCTATTGAAACTATCGAGAATACAATGAAGAATGATATTAGGTTCACACTAAAGAGTATTTGTTTTGATGAAAACTATATTCCGTCCAACAGCACTCGTACAACCACCAACTTTGCGAACCTGGCAAGAGGAGCAAATCGTCAAGAAAACTTACACAACACGATTAATATGATTAACAATCGTTTTAATACCCTGGCGAACTGGGACAACCCTGATAAAGATCGCTACTCGGTTGAATTAGAAATTGTTTCTGTCGACTTAGATATTAATGGCAATGGTAAGACATTCCCAGCGATTGAGATTTTAAAAACACATATTATCGATCATAAAACAAGCAAATGCATTGAAGGCATTGTGGGGAATAACTTTTCTTCATATGTCCGCGATTATGATTTTAGCGTGTTACTTTTAGAACATAACAAGTATACAGATAGTTTTAGTACCCCTGATAATTTTGGAGCATTGCACGGTAATATATTTAAGTGTTTTATAAATTCAGAAAATTACAAAAAACACTTTGTCAAACTACCTGTCATATGCCTGAGTGTATCAGACAATAAAACGTATCACCGAACAGGAAACCACCACCCAATAGTAGGTTTTGAATACGAACCCAACAAATCTTCTTTAACAGAACAATACTTCAAAAAAATGGGCTTGCAGGTTCGTTATTTTATGCCACCTAATAGTGTTGCTCCTCTGGCGTTTTATTTCTTTGGCGACTTACTAGCTGATTATACAAATCTGGAACTAATAAGTACCATTAGTACAATGGAAACGTTCCAAAAGATTTATAGGCCTGAAATTTATAATGCAAATGCTGTCGCAGGTCATTGCTATAAACCTAGTTTGAAAAATCAAGATCATTCTTTAACAAAAATTGTATACGATCGGGAAGAACGTACTCAATTAGCAATTGAGCAAGGTAAATTTGCCGAAAAACATTTTATTAAGCCCTACAAAAGTATCCTGGAGCGGTGGTCTTCTAATCTCACTATTTAA
- a CDS encoding Lrp/AsnC family transcriptional regulator — protein MSDLDQTDLKLLKLLQQSGKLTTKEIAQQVNLSPTPVYERIRRLEKEGIIKKYVALVEAEKVGKGLIVFCDITLKEHTKEIGHQFVQDIMSSEYVCECYNISGDYDFRLKVMVRDMKHYQDFVLNSLGSIKNIGSAHSTFVMGVIKHDYAVPI, from the coding sequence ATGTCCGATTTAGACCAAACTGATTTGAAATTATTAAAGTTGCTTCAACAAAGCGGGAAATTAACCACAAAAGAAATTGCACAACAGGTTAATCTATCGCCAACTCCTGTTTATGAAAGAATCAGGCGTTTGGAAAAGGAAGGCATCATCAAAAAATACGTCGCATTGGTTGAAGCCGAAAAAGTAGGGAAGGGGCTTATCGTTTTCTGTGATATTACGTTAAAAGAGCATACTAAAGAAATAGGTCATCAATTTGTACAGGATATTATGTCTTCTGAGTATGTCTGTGAGTGTTATAATATTTCGGGGGATTATGATTTTAGGTTAAAGGTGATGGTAAGGGATATGAAACATTATCAAGATTTTGTTCTCAATAGTTTAGGTTCAATTAAAAATATTGGGAGTGCTCATAGTACATTTGTTATGGGAGTTATAAAACATGACTATGCTGTACCGATATAA